The sequence AGTCACGGATAATGGAGGTTAAGATAAGCGTGTATAATCGTGTCGTTTTAAAATTAAGCGGAGAAGCATTAGCAGGAGAACAAGGCTATGGCATAGATCCAACTGTCATCCAATCGATTGCTAGGCAAATTAAAGAGATTACCGAATTGAACATTGAAGTGGCAGTCGTCGTTGGTGCCGGCAACATTTGGCGCGGCATGGCTGGAAGCGCTCAAGGGATGGATCGGGCAACAGCAGACTATATGGGGATGCTTGCTACAGTTATGAATTCCCTTGCCTTGCAAGACAGCCTCGAAGCAATTGGCGTCGAATCCCGTGTGCAAACGTCGATTGAAATGCGGCAAGTAGCAGAACCATACATACGTCGCAAAGCGATTCGCCATCTACAAAAAAAACGTGTTGTGATTTTCGCAGCAGGAACAGGCAACCCGTATTTCTCAACAGACACTACCGCCGCTCTACGGGCAGCTGAAATTGAAGCAGAAGTAATTTTAATGGCGAAAAACAACGTCGATGGCGTCTACAACGCAGATCCGCGCGTGGACGACAAGGCGCAGAAATTTGACACGATTACGTACATGGATGTCCTTAAAGACGGTTTGCAAGTCATGGATTCGACGGCGTCGTCTTTATGTATGGACAACGACATTCCGCTTATCGTATTCTCAATTATGGAAGAAGGAAACATTAAACGCGCCGTGTTAGGCGAAAAAATCGGAACGACTGTAAGGGGGAAATAACCAATGACAAAGGAAATCAAAGCAGATGCAAAAACACGGATGGACAAAGCCATTGACGTGCTGTCACGTGAATTAGCGAAATTGCGTGCAGGCCGTGCCAACCCAGCTTTGCTCGACCGCGTAACGGTAGAATATTATGGAGCACAAACGCCGCTCAACCAGCTTGCTTCAGTCACGGTGCCAGAAGCGCGCCTATTGCTTATTACACCGTATGACAAGACGGCAGTTGCTTCAATTGAGAAGGCCATTTTGAAATCGGATTTAGGCCTTACACCATCAAACGATGGCCAAGTCATTCGCATTGCGATTCCGCCACTTACGGAAGAACGCCGGAAAGACCTTGTGCGATTGGTTAGCAAAACCGCTGAAGAATCAAAAGTGGCCGTCCGCAACATTCGCCGTGATGCCAATGATGAATTGAAAAAGCAGCAAAAAGACGGGGAAATGACGGAGGATGAACTTCGCAGCGCCACTGATGATATCCAAAAATTGACTGACACGTACGTTGCAAAAATCGACGAAAAAGCAAAACAGAAAGAACAAGAAATCATGGAAGTGTAACACGTTTATGTGTATGATGAAGAGTAGTAGGAGACCCTCTTAAGCAAGGGGGTTTTTTACACTTTTCCAGCTGGATGCAGGCTGGCCAAGAGCGCCAGCGAGATGGAGGGCGTAAAATGCTTGAGAGATTTTCAAAATGGAGGCAAGCCTTTACGGATACAGAAGATGAGGAGCCTACATCAATAGACCCGCAAAATATACCGAGGCATGTCGCCATTATTATGGATGGAAATGGCCGTTGGGCCAAAGAGAAAGGGCTGCCGCGCATTGCTGGGCATAGGGAAGGCATGAAGACGGTTAATAAGATTGTTCGTGCTGCCAATACCCTCAATATTGAAATATTGACGCTTTATGCTTTTTCAACAGAAAACTGGAAACGCCCGAAAGCGGAGGTCGAATTTCTGCTAAAATTGCCACAACGCTATTTGAAAAGCGAATTGCCGACGCTAATAGAGGAAAATGTGCAAGTGCGTTTAATGGGTTCAAAGGACGGTTTGCCTTCGTATACACTCCATGCAGTGGATGAAGCGATTGAAAAGACAAAGCATAATACGGGACTGATTTTAAATTTTGCTTTAAACTATGGAAGCAGGTTCGAACTAACGAGTGCCATGCAACAAATTGCCAAAAAGGTACAGCAAGGCGAGTTGAAGCCAGAGCACATTACAGAAGAAACGATTAGCGCCCACTTAATGAGCAACCATTTGCGTGATCCAGACTTGCTTATTCGCACGAGCGGAGAGTTGCGGCTAAGCAACTTTATGTTGTGGCAGCTCGCATACAGCGAATTTTTGTTTATGGATGTGTATTGGCCAAACTTTACTGAGCACCACTTCTATAAAGCGGTCTTAACGTATCAGAATAGGGGGCGGCGCTATGGCGGCGTGTAGGAAGGGGATGTGCAAGTGAAGACACGAGTAGTTACAGGCTTATTTATTGGCGCCGTCATCTTGGCGATGATCGCACTTGGCGGCTGGTGGTTTACGACTTTTGTTAGCTTGATGGCCACCATCGCTATGGTTGAGCTATTAAGAATGAAAAAAATTAGCGCTCTTTCTTTGCGTGGCATCGTCGGCCTCGTTTCAATGTGGTTGTTGCTCATTCCTGACACGCTTTTTCATAGCGCCATTCCCCTCAATGTGACAAAAGTAGAGCTGTTCCTATTTTTAATCTTAGGTTTATTATTGCTGACAGTATTGACAAAAAACAAATTTACATTTGATGAAGTTGGTTTTGTGATCGTATCAAGCGTCTATATTGGTTTTGGCTTCCATTACTTAATTTTAACGAGAGCGATTCCAGATGTAGGCGTATGGCTTGTCCTATTTGTCATTGTATTGATTTGGACAACCGATTCAGGGGCTTACTTTGTCGGAAAAGCGATCGGCAAGAACAAATTGTGGCCAGATATTAGCCCAAATAAAACGATTGAAGGTTCGGTCGGTGGGATTGTCCTTGCTGTTGTCGTCGGTACGATTTTTTATATGATCCATCCATTTTTTAGCTCATACATAATTGCGCTTTGCATCATGCTAGTTACGGCCGTGTTTGGTCAAATGGGCGATCTTGTTGAGTCAGCCTTAAAACGGCATTATGCTGTAAAAGATTCAGGCAATGTCCTGCCAGGGCATGGCGGCATCCTTGACCGGTTCGACAGCTTGATTTATGTTATGCCGATTCTCCATTTGCTTCAACTTTTGTAACCGAAAAACGAGCTATCGAACAAACTGTTTAGCAAACATGAATTTTTCATAAGGGAGGCGAGTATAGTGAAACAAATCAGTTTGCTTGGATCGACAGGGTCGATCGGCACACAGACACTTGACGTGATCCGTGATTATCCAGATAAATTTACGCTTTCGGCGCTCGCGTGCGGCACAAATTTAGAGTTATGCCGCAACCAAATAAAGGAGTTCCAACCAAAACTCGTCTCAGTACAACGCCCAGAAGACGCACAAACGCTAGCAGGGGAATTCGGTGATTCTATTGAATTCTTATATGGAGAAGAAGGCTTAAAAGAGGTGGCGCGTTATAGCGAATCTGACATCGTTGTGACAGCCATTACTGGTTCGATCGGGCTTTTGCCGACGCTCAGTGCCATCAAGGCGAAAAAAGCAGTCGCTATTGCCAATAAAGAAACACTTGTCAGTGCGGGCCACCTTGTTGTCAGTGCGGCAAAGGAAAACGATGTGCCGCTCATTCCTGTGGACAGCGAGCATTCTGCGATTTTCCAAGCGCTGAATGGCGAACCAAACAAAGCGGTCGACCGTTTGATTTTGACTGCTTCTGGCGGCAGTTTTCGCGACAAGAGCCGGGCGGAGCTCGATGGCGTGACAGTCGAACAAGCATTGGCGCACCCGAATTGGTCCATGGGGGCGAAAGTGACGATCGATTCTGCTACAATGATGAATAAAGGCTTGGAAGTGATTGAGGCGAAATGGCTGTTCGGTCTGGATTATGACCAAATCGATGTGTTGATCCACAAAGAGAGCATCATCCACTCCATGGTTGAATATGTAGACCGCAGCGTCATTGCCCAGCTAGGCACTCCCGATATGCGCGTCCCGATCCAGTATGCCTTAACGTATCCAGAGCGCTTTGCCCGCCCGAAACATGAACGTTTAGATTTAGCGGAGCTTGGCAAACTCCACTTCGAAAAAATGGATATGGAGCGTTTCCGGTGCATGAAACTCGCCTACGAAGCAGGGCGTGTTGGTGGCACAATGACAACGGTGCTTAACGCAGCCAATGAAGTAGCTGTATTCCGCTTTTTGCAAGGCGAGATCACTTTCTTGGAAATCGAGCGCATCATTGAAGAGGCACTAAGTGCCCATTCGCCGATTGCGCATCCATCGCTCGAAGAGATCCAAGCTGTCGATGCTTCAATCCGCAAACAGCTCCAAGCATAACAAACCGAGAGGCGGTATCGTTTTTGAATACATTACTTGCTTTTATTGCGATATTTAGTGTGCTTGTCTTTGTCCACGAATGGGGCCATCTCTACTTTGCCAAAAAAGCGGGGATTCTTTGCTATGAATTTGCCATTGGCATGGGGCCAAAACTGTTTGCCTTTGAGCGAAATGACACGATTTACACCATTCGTTTATTGCCGATTGGCGGTTATGTTCGTATGGCAGGCGAAGAGCCTGAGCAGCCAACGATCCGGCCAGGCTATGAAATTGGACTGGTGCTTGACGAGAAAGATACCGTTAAGGAAATTATCGTCAACAACAAGTCAAAACATCCAGAAGCACAAGTCGTGCAAGTGGAACGGATTGATTTGGTCCATGACTTGTTTGTGGAAACGATTGACGAAGACACTGGCGAACTTGTTCGTTATCAAATTGATGAAAAAGCGTTCATCGTTCAAGATGAAGTGGCGCAAATCATTGCCCCATGGAATCGCCAATTTGGCTCAAAACCACTGCCAAAAAGGGCGATGGCGATCTTTGCTGGGCCGTTGATGAATTTCATACTTGGTTTTGTGATTTTACTCGGCTTAAGTTTGTACCAAGGTGTGCCTCTTAGCTCAGAAATTGTTATTAATGTGGAGAACTCGCCCGCAGAAGCAGCTGGTCTTCAAGACGGCGACGTTATTACAGCGGTCAACGGTGTAGAAGTTGATTCTTGGAAAGAAATGACAACAGAAGTCAAGAAATATCCTGGTGAAGAAGTGAGTATTGATTATGAGCGCAATGGAGAAGCGATGCAGACGAATGCCACTCTTAGCCAAGTCGAAGTGTTGCCTGATGAGTACGAAGGCTTTTTAGGTGTGAGTGGTGTAGCTGAGTTTTCATTGCTTGGTTCTTTACAGTATGCAGGAAATGAATTTATAAACATGGCTACATCTATTTTTGATACGCTTGGTTTAATTTTTACTGGCCAGTTTTCCCTTGATTACATTTCAGGGCCAGTTGGCATTTATGATATTACAGACCAAGCCGTTTCATTGGGCATCCAAACTGTTATATTCTTTGCTGCGCTGTTAAGCATTAATCTAGGCGTCATCAACTTAATGCCGATTCCTGCCCTTGACGGCGGACGTCTCATGTTTTTAGCCTATGAGGGGATCCGCGGCAAGCCTGTTTCGCCTGAAAAAGAAGGCGCGATTCAGTTTATCGGCTTTGCCCTCGTGATGTTGTTGATGATTGTAGTGACATGGAACGATATAAGTAAGCTGTTTTCATAATGAGACAATTGCATAAGAAAGGGAAGTGTGTCACTTGAGACAATCTACTTACTTAGCCCCGACAATGCGGGATGTGCCTGCAGA is a genomic window of Shouchella clausii containing:
- the pyrH gene encoding UMP kinase, which translates into the protein MEVKISVYNRVVLKLSGEALAGEQGYGIDPTVIQSIARQIKEITELNIEVAVVVGAGNIWRGMAGSAQGMDRATADYMGMLATVMNSLALQDSLEAIGVESRVQTSIEMRQVAEPYIRRKAIRHLQKKRVVIFAAGTGNPYFSTDTTAALRAAEIEAEVILMAKNNVDGVYNADPRVDDKAQKFDTITYMDVLKDGLQVMDSTASSLCMDNDIPLIVFSIMEEGNIKRAVLGEKIGTTVRGK
- the frr gene encoding ribosome recycling factor, with amino-acid sequence MTKEIKADAKTRMDKAIDVLSRELAKLRAGRANPALLDRVTVEYYGAQTPLNQLASVTVPEARLLLITPYDKTAVASIEKAILKSDLGLTPSNDGQVIRIAIPPLTEERRKDLVRLVSKTAEESKVAVRNIRRDANDELKKQQKDGEMTEDELRSATDDIQKLTDTYVAKIDEKAKQKEQEIMEV
- a CDS encoding isoprenyl transferase; amino-acid sequence: MLERFSKWRQAFTDTEDEEPTSIDPQNIPRHVAIIMDGNGRWAKEKGLPRIAGHREGMKTVNKIVRAANTLNIEILTLYAFSTENWKRPKAEVEFLLKLPQRYLKSELPTLIEENVQVRLMGSKDGLPSYTLHAVDEAIEKTKHNTGLILNFALNYGSRFELTSAMQQIAKKVQQGELKPEHITEETISAHLMSNHLRDPDLLIRTSGELRLSNFMLWQLAYSEFLFMDVYWPNFTEHHFYKAVLTYQNRGRRYGGV
- a CDS encoding phosphatidate cytidylyltransferase, producing MKTRVVTGLFIGAVILAMIALGGWWFTTFVSLMATIAMVELLRMKKISALSLRGIVGLVSMWLLLIPDTLFHSAIPLNVTKVELFLFLILGLLLLTVLTKNKFTFDEVGFVIVSSVYIGFGFHYLILTRAIPDVGVWLVLFVIVLIWTTDSGAYFVGKAIGKNKLWPDISPNKTIEGSVGGIVLAVVVGTIFYMIHPFFSSYIIALCIMLVTAVFGQMGDLVESALKRHYAVKDSGNVLPGHGGILDRFDSLIYVMPILHLLQLL
- the dxr gene encoding 1-deoxy-D-xylulose-5-phosphate reductoisomerase translates to MKQISLLGSTGSIGTQTLDVIRDYPDKFTLSALACGTNLELCRNQIKEFQPKLVSVQRPEDAQTLAGEFGDSIEFLYGEEGLKEVARYSESDIVVTAITGSIGLLPTLSAIKAKKAVAIANKETLVSAGHLVVSAAKENDVPLIPVDSEHSAIFQALNGEPNKAVDRLILTASGGSFRDKSRAELDGVTVEQALAHPNWSMGAKVTIDSATMMNKGLEVIEAKWLFGLDYDQIDVLIHKESIIHSMVEYVDRSVIAQLGTPDMRVPIQYALTYPERFARPKHERLDLAELGKLHFEKMDMERFRCMKLAYEAGRVGGTMTTVLNAANEVAVFRFLQGEITFLEIERIIEEALSAHSPIAHPSLEEIQAVDASIRKQLQA
- the rseP gene encoding RIP metalloprotease RseP gives rise to the protein MNTLLAFIAIFSVLVFVHEWGHLYFAKKAGILCYEFAIGMGPKLFAFERNDTIYTIRLLPIGGYVRMAGEEPEQPTIRPGYEIGLVLDEKDTVKEIIVNNKSKHPEAQVVQVERIDLVHDLFVETIDEDTGELVRYQIDEKAFIVQDEVAQIIAPWNRQFGSKPLPKRAMAIFAGPLMNFILGFVILLGLSLYQGVPLSSEIVINVENSPAEAAGLQDGDVITAVNGVEVDSWKEMTTEVKKYPGEEVSIDYERNGEAMQTNATLSQVEVLPDEYEGFLGVSGVAEFSLLGSLQYAGNEFINMATSIFDTLGLIFTGQFSLDYISGPVGIYDITDQAVSLGIQTVIFFAALLSINLGVINLMPIPALDGGRLMFLAYEGIRGKPVSPEKEGAIQFIGFALVMLLMIVVTWNDISKLFS